From one Equus asinus isolate D_3611 breed Donkey chromosome 5, EquAss-T2T_v2, whole genome shotgun sequence genomic stretch:
- the CSF3R gene encoding granulocyte colony-stimulating factor receptor isoform X1 — protein sequence MAGLGTRNLIRAALVILLLPGSLQECGRIKVSAPIVRLGDPITASCIINQSCSHLGPEAQILWKLGAELQPGGRQQRLADGTQESTITLPHLNHSQALLSCCLRWGNSLQILDQAELQAGYPPATPHNLSCAMNLTTSSLICQWEPGPDTHLPTNFTLKSFKSRRGCQTQEDPITNCVPENGQSRCSIPRKHLQLYQNMSIWVQVENALGTSVSPQLCLVPMDVVKLEPPTLWALDPKTEVVPLQPGCLRLRWEPWKPGLYIEQKCELRHQPQLGETSWALVGPLPSRTLQHELCGLLPSTAYALQMRCTRWPLPGLWSNWSPSLELTTAQRAPIVRLDTWWRQRQLDPRTVDVQLFWKPTPLEEDSGQIQGYLVSWRPSGQAEAVPPLCNTTELNCTFHLPSEAREVVLKAYNTAGTSRPTPVVFLESRGPPLGRLHTMARDPHSLWVGWEPPNPQPRGYVIEWGLGPPSPSGSHQTWRMEHNGSIAGTLLQENIRPFQLYAITVTPLYQDTKGPSQLIYAYSQETAPSRAPELHLKHIGKTWAKLEWVPEAPELGKSPLTHYTIFWTNAQDQSFSTVLNASSHDFVLHGLEPASLYHVHLMAASRAGATNSTSLTLMTLALEESELHTLLGLFGLLLLFICLCGAVRLCCRPSRKNALWPSVPDPAHSSLGSWVPTIMAEETFQLPSLCDASMPPITKITVLEEEEKKPGPWESSDSSGTCGLPTLVQAYVLQGDPRAASTPPEPQSGTSNQVLYGQVLGSPTSPGPGHYLRCDSTQPLLGGLTPSPKCYENLWFQTSPLGTSEPLVPNQEDDCVFGPLLDFPLLQGLRINGVEGLGGF from the exons ATGGCGGGGCTGGGAACCCGGAACCTGATCAGAGCTGCCCTGGTCATCCTACTACTCCCCGGAA GCCTGCAGGAGTGCGGCCGCATCAAGGTCTCAGCCCCCATCGTCCGCCTGGGGGATCCCATCACGGCCTCCTGCATCATCAACCAGAGCTGCAGCCACCTGGGCCCAGAGGCACAGATTCTGTGGAAACTGGGAGCAGAGCTTCAACCTGGGGGCAGGCAGCAGCGTCTGGCGGATGGGACCCAGGAATCTACCATCACCTTGCCCCACCTCAACCACTCTCAGGCCCTTCTCTCCTGCTGCCTGCGCTGGGGCAACAGCCTGCAGATCCTGGACCAGGCGGAGCTGCAGGCGGGCT ACCCTCCCGCCACGCCCCACAACCTGTCTTGTGCCATGAACCTCACAACCAGCAGCCTCATCTGCCAGTGGGAGCCAGGACCCGACACCCACCTGCCCACCAACTTCACTCTTAAGAGTTTCAA GAGCCGGCGTGGATGCCAGACCCAAGAGGACCCCATCACCAACTGCGTGCCTGAGAACGGGCAGAGCCGCTGCTCCATCCCACGCAAACACCTGCAGCTGTACCAGAACATGAGCATCTGGGTGCAGGTGGAGAATGCGCTGGGAACAAGCGTGTCCCCACAGCTGTGCCTGGTTCCCATGGATGTTG TGAAACTGGAGCCCCCCACACTGTGGGCCCTGGACCCCAAGACTGAGGTGGTTCCACTCCAGCCAGGCTGCCTGCGGTTGCGCTGGGAGCCATGGAAGCCAGGCCTGTACATAGAACAGAAGTGTGAGCTGCGCCATCAGCCACAGCTTGGAGAAACCAGCTGGGCCCTG GTAggccccctgccctccaggacccTCCAGCATGAGCTCTGCGGGCTCCTCCCATCCACAGCCTACGCCCTGCAGATGCGCTGCACCCGCTGGCCCCTGCCTGGCCTCTGGAGCAACTGGAGCCCCAGCCTGGAGCTGACCACCGCACAACGGG CCCCCATCGTCAGACTGGACACATGGTGGCGGCAGAGGCAGCTGGACCCCAGGACGGTGGATGTGCAGCTGTTCTGGAAG CCAACACCCCTGGAGGAGGACAGCGGGCAGATCCAGGGGTACCTCGTCTCCTGGAGAccctcaggccaggctgaggcagtcCCACCCCTCTGCAACACCACGGAGCTAAACTGCACCTTCCACTTGCCTTCAGAAGCCCGGGAGGTGGTCCTTAAGGCCTATAACACAGCTGGGACCTCTCGTCCCACCCCAGTGGTCTTCTTGGAAAGCAGAG GCCCACCTCTGGGCAGACTCCATACCATGGCCCGAGACCCTCACAGCCTCTGGGTGGGCTGGGAGCCCCCCAACCCTCAGCCTCGGGGCTATGTGATCGAGTGGGGCCTGGGTCCCCCCAGCCCCAGCGGCAGCCATCAGACCTGGAGGATGGAACATAACGGAAGCATCGCAGGGACCCTGCTGCAGG AGAACATCAGGCCCTTTCAGCTCTATGCAATCACTGTGACCCCCCTGTACCAGGACACCAAGGGACCCTCCCAGCTCATCTATGCCTACTCCCAGGAGACAG CCCCCTCCCGTGCCCCAGAGCTGCATCTAAAGCACATTGGCAAGACGTGGGCCAAGTTGGAGTGGGTGCCCGAGGCCCCTGAGCTGGGGAAGAGCCCCCTTACCCACTACACCATCTTCTGGACCAATGCTCAGGACCAGTCCTTCT CCACTGTTCTGAATGCCTCCTCCCATGATTTTGTCCTCCATGGCCTGGAACCTGCCAGCCTGTACCACGTCCACCTCATGGCTGCCAGCCGGGCAGGGGCCACTAACAGCACAAGCCTCACCCTGATGACCTTGGCCTTAG AGGAGTCTGAGCTGCACACCCTCCTGGGTCTGTTTGGGCTCCTGCTCTTGTtcatctgcctctgtggggctgTCCGGCTCTGCTGCAGACCCAG CAGGAAGAATGCCCTCTGGCCAAGTGTCCCAGACCCAGCCCACAGCAGCCTGGGCTCCTGGGTGCCTACCATCATGGCGGAG GAGACCTTCCAGCTGCCCAGCCTTTGTGATGCCAGCATGCCACCCATCACCAAGATCACAgtgctggaggaggaagagaagaagccagggccctgggagtcCAGTGACAGCTCAGGGACCTGTGGCCTCCCCACCCTGGTCCAGGCCTACGTGCTCCAGGGGGACCCAAGAGCCGCTTCCACCCCGCCCGAGCCCCAGTCTGGCACCAGTAACCAAGTCCTCTACGGGCAGGTGCTGGGCAGCCCCACAAGCCCGGGGCCAGGGCACTACCTCCGCTGCgactccacccagcccctcttGGGgggcctcacccccagccccaagTGCTATGAGAACCTCTGGTTCCAGACCAGCCCCCTAGGGACCTCAGAACCCCTAGTCCCAAACCAGGAGGACGACTGTGTCTTTGGGCCACTGCTTGACTTCCCCCTCTTGCAGGGTCTCCGGATCAACggggtggaggggctggggggctTCTAG
- the CSF3R gene encoding granulocyte colony-stimulating factor receptor isoform X2, translated as MAGLGTRNLIRAALVILLLPGSLQECGRIKVSAPIVRLGDPITASCIINQSCSHLGPEAQILWKLGAELQPGGRQQRLADGTQESTITLPHLNHSQALLSCCLRWGNSLQILDQAELQAGYPPATPHNLSCAMNLTTSSLICQWEPGPDTHLPTNFTLKSFKSRRGCQTQEDPITNCVPENGQSRCSIPRKHLQLYQNMSIWVQVENALGTSVSPQLCLVPMDVVKLEPPTLWALDPKTEVVPLQPGCLRLRWEPWKPGLYIEQKCELRHQPQLGETSWALVGPLPSRTLQHELCGLLPSTAYALQMRCTRWPLPGLWSNWSPSLELTTAQRAPIVRLDTWWRQRQLDPRTVDVQLFWKPTPLEEDSGQIQGYLVSWRPSGQAEAVPPLCNTTELNCTFHLPSEAREVVLKAYNTAGTSRPTPVVFLESRGPPLGRLHTMARDPHSLWVGWEPPNPQPRGYVIEWGLGPPSPSGSHQTWRMEHNGSIAGTLLQENIRPFQLYAITVTPLYQDTKGPSQLIYAYSQETAPSRAPELHLKHIGKTWAKLEWVPEAPELGKSPLTHYTIFWTNAQDQSFSTVLNASSHDFVLHGLEPASLYHVHLMAASRAGATNSTSLTLMTLALEESELHTLLGLFGLLLLFICLCGAVRLCCRPRKNALWPSVPDPAHSSLGSWVPTIMAEETFQLPSLCDASMPPITKITVLEEEEKKPGPWESSDSSGTCGLPTLVQAYVLQGDPRAASTPPEPQSGTSNQVLYGQVLGSPTSPGPGHYLRCDSTQPLLGGLTPSPKCYENLWFQTSPLGTSEPLVPNQEDDCVFGPLLDFPLLQGLRINGVEGLGGF; from the exons ATGGCGGGGCTGGGAACCCGGAACCTGATCAGAGCTGCCCTGGTCATCCTACTACTCCCCGGAA GCCTGCAGGAGTGCGGCCGCATCAAGGTCTCAGCCCCCATCGTCCGCCTGGGGGATCCCATCACGGCCTCCTGCATCATCAACCAGAGCTGCAGCCACCTGGGCCCAGAGGCACAGATTCTGTGGAAACTGGGAGCAGAGCTTCAACCTGGGGGCAGGCAGCAGCGTCTGGCGGATGGGACCCAGGAATCTACCATCACCTTGCCCCACCTCAACCACTCTCAGGCCCTTCTCTCCTGCTGCCTGCGCTGGGGCAACAGCCTGCAGATCCTGGACCAGGCGGAGCTGCAGGCGGGCT ACCCTCCCGCCACGCCCCACAACCTGTCTTGTGCCATGAACCTCACAACCAGCAGCCTCATCTGCCAGTGGGAGCCAGGACCCGACACCCACCTGCCCACCAACTTCACTCTTAAGAGTTTCAA GAGCCGGCGTGGATGCCAGACCCAAGAGGACCCCATCACCAACTGCGTGCCTGAGAACGGGCAGAGCCGCTGCTCCATCCCACGCAAACACCTGCAGCTGTACCAGAACATGAGCATCTGGGTGCAGGTGGAGAATGCGCTGGGAACAAGCGTGTCCCCACAGCTGTGCCTGGTTCCCATGGATGTTG TGAAACTGGAGCCCCCCACACTGTGGGCCCTGGACCCCAAGACTGAGGTGGTTCCACTCCAGCCAGGCTGCCTGCGGTTGCGCTGGGAGCCATGGAAGCCAGGCCTGTACATAGAACAGAAGTGTGAGCTGCGCCATCAGCCACAGCTTGGAGAAACCAGCTGGGCCCTG GTAggccccctgccctccaggacccTCCAGCATGAGCTCTGCGGGCTCCTCCCATCCACAGCCTACGCCCTGCAGATGCGCTGCACCCGCTGGCCCCTGCCTGGCCTCTGGAGCAACTGGAGCCCCAGCCTGGAGCTGACCACCGCACAACGGG CCCCCATCGTCAGACTGGACACATGGTGGCGGCAGAGGCAGCTGGACCCCAGGACGGTGGATGTGCAGCTGTTCTGGAAG CCAACACCCCTGGAGGAGGACAGCGGGCAGATCCAGGGGTACCTCGTCTCCTGGAGAccctcaggccaggctgaggcagtcCCACCCCTCTGCAACACCACGGAGCTAAACTGCACCTTCCACTTGCCTTCAGAAGCCCGGGAGGTGGTCCTTAAGGCCTATAACACAGCTGGGACCTCTCGTCCCACCCCAGTGGTCTTCTTGGAAAGCAGAG GCCCACCTCTGGGCAGACTCCATACCATGGCCCGAGACCCTCACAGCCTCTGGGTGGGCTGGGAGCCCCCCAACCCTCAGCCTCGGGGCTATGTGATCGAGTGGGGCCTGGGTCCCCCCAGCCCCAGCGGCAGCCATCAGACCTGGAGGATGGAACATAACGGAAGCATCGCAGGGACCCTGCTGCAGG AGAACATCAGGCCCTTTCAGCTCTATGCAATCACTGTGACCCCCCTGTACCAGGACACCAAGGGACCCTCCCAGCTCATCTATGCCTACTCCCAGGAGACAG CCCCCTCCCGTGCCCCAGAGCTGCATCTAAAGCACATTGGCAAGACGTGGGCCAAGTTGGAGTGGGTGCCCGAGGCCCCTGAGCTGGGGAAGAGCCCCCTTACCCACTACACCATCTTCTGGACCAATGCTCAGGACCAGTCCTTCT CCACTGTTCTGAATGCCTCCTCCCATGATTTTGTCCTCCATGGCCTGGAACCTGCCAGCCTGTACCACGTCCACCTCATGGCTGCCAGCCGGGCAGGGGCCACTAACAGCACAAGCCTCACCCTGATGACCTTGGCCTTAG AGGAGTCTGAGCTGCACACCCTCCTGGGTCTGTTTGGGCTCCTGCTCTTGTtcatctgcctctgtggggctgTCCGGCTCTGCTGCAGACCCAG GAAGAATGCCCTCTGGCCAAGTGTCCCAGACCCAGCCCACAGCAGCCTGGGCTCCTGGGTGCCTACCATCATGGCGGAG GAGACCTTCCAGCTGCCCAGCCTTTGTGATGCCAGCATGCCACCCATCACCAAGATCACAgtgctggaggaggaagagaagaagccagggccctgggagtcCAGTGACAGCTCAGGGACCTGTGGCCTCCCCACCCTGGTCCAGGCCTACGTGCTCCAGGGGGACCCAAGAGCCGCTTCCACCCCGCCCGAGCCCCAGTCTGGCACCAGTAACCAAGTCCTCTACGGGCAGGTGCTGGGCAGCCCCACAAGCCCGGGGCCAGGGCACTACCTCCGCTGCgactccacccagcccctcttGGGgggcctcacccccagccccaagTGCTATGAGAACCTCTGGTTCCAGACCAGCCCCCTAGGGACCTCAGAACCCCTAGTCCCAAACCAGGAGGACGACTGTGTCTTTGGGCCACTGCTTGACTTCCCCCTCTTGCAGGGTCTCCGGATCAACggggtggaggggctggggggctTCTAG
- the MRPS15 gene encoding small ribosomal subunit protein uS15m, with protein MLRAAWRALSSVRTRAVTHAPVLGLPGGGGARLPCDPWGLLSPPRGLILQAARGYAVRKPVRPSQEDDPPPSTLLKDYQNIPGIEKVDDVVKRLLSLEMAIRKEKLKVKQEQLMNKVVANPEDTSSLEARIVALTVKIRNYEEHMRKHRKDKAHKRYLLMSIDQRNKMLKNLRKTNYVVFEKACKELGIEYTIPPFYKRKAHRRWVTKKALCIRVFQEAQKLKKQRRALKAAAAARKQSQRNPESPSKAGPEAIKENQ; from the exons ATGCTGAGGGCGGCGTGGAGGGCGCTGAGTTCGGTCCGGACCCGGGCAGTGACCCACGCCCCAGTCCTTGGGCTGCCGGGCGGAGGGGGCGCCAGGCTTCCCTGCGACCCGTGGGGCCTTCTGTCACCTCCTCGAG GTCTCATCCTCCAGGCCGCCCGCGGATATGCCGTCCGGAAACCAG TCCGGCCCAGCCAAGAAGATGACCCGCCCCCTTCCACGCTGCTCAAAGACTACCAGAACATCCCTGGAATTGAGAA GGTTGATGATGTTGTGAAAAGACTCTTATCTTTGGAAATGGCCATCCGG AAGGAGAAGCTGAAAGTCAAGCAAGAGCAGTTGATGAACAAGGTCGTGGCAAACCCTGAGGACACCAGCTCCCTGGAGGCTCGAA TTGTTGCCTTGACTGTCAAGATCCGCAATTATGAAGAACACATGCGGAAACATCGAAAG GACAAAGCCCACAAGCGCTATCTGCTGATGAGCATCGACCAGAGGAACAAGATGCTCAAAAACCTCCGTAAGACCAACTATGTTGTCTTTGAGAAGGCGTGCAAGGAGCTGGGAATTGAGTACACCATTCCCCCTTTTTACAAGCGAAAAGCCCACCGCCGCTGGGTGACTAAGAAGGCTCTGTGCATTCGG GTTTTCCAGGAGGCTCAAAAGCTGAAGAAGCAAAGGAGGGCCTTAAAAGCTGCTGCAGCAGCCCGGAAACAAAGCCAGAGGAACCCAGAGAGCCCTTCCAAAGCCGGACCAGAGGCAATCAAAGAAAACCAATAA